The proteins below come from a single Arthrobacter sp. zg-Y1171 genomic window:
- a CDS encoding MFS transporter, whose protein sequence is MPRLLADLTPLRESPEFRRLWTGTALSAVGTQLTLVAVSLEVYELTSSSFNVGLLGLVGLVPLVLAGLYGGSVVDAYDRRKVALFSSGLLWLSTIGIAAQAWAGVGNVWLLYFLVAVNAGAGGLNHPARSAIIPRLVRPELLPAANALSMMTFGLAMTAGPLLAGVLVARVGYGWTYTIDVVTFTAAMWALYRLAPMPPVGKVQKAGLGSVLEGFRFLGTRPNIRMTFVVDLCAMVLAQPRALLPAIGALMLGGGAATVGVLLAATAVGAFLAGLFSGPLGLVRRQGLAVLWSVAAWGLSVTAFGVVVVLAGHNDGAVPSRWLIPAALAMACAGIADSISGVFRSTILQSATPDAMRGRLQGVFVVVVAGGPRLGDLVAGVDASLVGEGWAAVLGGLICLALVAVLARTQPRFARYDARHPEP, encoded by the coding sequence GTGCCAAGACTGCTCGCTGACCTCACCCCGCTGCGTGAAAGCCCCGAATTCCGCCGGCTCTGGACCGGAACGGCGCTCTCCGCCGTCGGCACCCAGCTCACCCTCGTGGCGGTGAGCCTGGAGGTCTACGAACTGACGTCGTCGAGCTTCAACGTCGGTCTGCTCGGACTGGTGGGCCTGGTGCCCCTGGTCCTGGCCGGACTGTACGGCGGATCGGTGGTGGACGCGTATGACCGGCGCAAGGTCGCGCTGTTCTCGTCGGGACTCCTCTGGCTCAGCACCATCGGGATAGCCGCCCAGGCCTGGGCCGGAGTCGGCAACGTCTGGCTGCTGTACTTTCTCGTGGCCGTCAACGCAGGTGCCGGCGGGCTGAACCACCCGGCCCGCAGCGCCATCATTCCCCGCCTGGTCCGCCCCGAGCTGCTGCCTGCCGCCAATGCGCTGAGCATGATGACCTTCGGCCTGGCCATGACCGCGGGACCGCTGCTGGCGGGAGTGCTGGTGGCCCGGGTGGGCTACGGCTGGACCTACACCATCGACGTCGTTACCTTCACTGCCGCAATGTGGGCGCTGTACCGGCTGGCGCCCATGCCGCCGGTGGGCAAGGTGCAGAAGGCCGGGCTGGGCTCCGTGCTGGAGGGGTTCCGGTTCCTGGGCACCCGCCCCAATATCCGCATGACCTTCGTGGTGGACCTGTGCGCCATGGTCTTAGCCCAGCCCCGTGCACTGCTCCCGGCCATCGGAGCGCTGATGCTCGGCGGCGGCGCCGCCACCGTGGGGGTGTTGCTGGCAGCCACCGCCGTGGGTGCCTTCCTCGCCGGCCTGTTTTCCGGGCCGCTCGGGCTGGTGCGCCGGCAGGGCCTGGCGGTGCTCTGGTCCGTAGCGGCCTGGGGGCTGTCGGTGACGGCGTTCGGCGTGGTGGTGGTGCTGGCCGGACACAACGACGGCGCGGTCCCCTCCCGGTGGCTCATTCCCGCGGCGCTCGCGATGGCCTGCGCCGGAATAGCCGATTCCATCAGCGGTGTCTTCCGGTCCACCATCCTGCAGTCCGCCACCCCCGACGCCATGCGCGGCCGGCTGCAGGGTGTGTTCGTGGTGGTAGTGGCCGGCGGACCGCGGCTGGGGGACCTGGTGGCGGGAGTGGATGCCTCCCTGGTCGGGGAGGGCTGGGCGGCAGTGCTGGGCGGACTGATCTGCCTGGCCCTGGTGGCGGTGCTGGCCCGCACCCAGCCCCGGTTTGCCCGGTACGACGCACGGCATCCGGAGCCCTGA
- the trxA gene encoding thioredoxin, giving the protein MATIDITEATFPETIEENDIVFVDFWADWCGPCKQFAPVYESVSQQHDDITFAKVDTEAEQGLAAAAGITSIPTLMAFREKVLVFSQPGALNASQFSELVEAVKGLDMAAVHEQIAAQEREAAAGSNGQAKQA; this is encoded by the coding sequence ATGGCTACTATCGACATCACCGAAGCAACGTTCCCCGAGACCATCGAGGAAAATGACATAGTCTTCGTGGACTTCTGGGCGGACTGGTGCGGTCCCTGCAAGCAGTTTGCACCCGTGTATGAATCCGTTTCGCAGCAGCACGACGACATTACCTTTGCCAAGGTGGACACCGAGGCTGAGCAGGGCCTGGCAGCTGCCGCCGGCATCACCTCCATCCCCACCCTCATGGCGTTCCGTGAAAAGGTACTGGTGTTCTCCCAGCCCGGAGCCCTGAATGCCAGCCAGTTCAGCGAACTGGTGGAAGCAGTCAAGGGCCTGGACATGGCGGCCGTGCACGAGCAGATCGCCGCGCAGGAGCGCGAGGCAGCAGCAGGCTCAAACGGCCAGGCCAAGCAGGCTTAG
- a CDS encoding MBL fold metallo-hydrolase: MFTRNVADGIHRIEHAHVNVYLVEDDDGIAVIDAGLPGMWPHLTGALDELGYGAGDVRALVLTHAHFDHVGTAARLRQEYRTPILVHDADRYIAAHPYRYRHETNRFLYPLRYPKSVPVLGAMTLAGALNVRGVTDVHSLAADSGDALSGKPRILHTPGHTSGHVALHYPDRGALISGDSLVTLDPYTGAKGPQIVSGAATADSAQALASLSLLAETNAPLLLTGHGEPWRDGSAAAVEQALARGAS; encoded by the coding sequence GTGTTTACCCGCAACGTAGCCGATGGGATCCACCGCATTGAGCATGCCCATGTGAATGTCTACCTGGTCGAGGACGACGACGGCATCGCAGTGATCGACGCGGGCCTGCCGGGGATGTGGCCGCACCTGACCGGCGCGCTCGACGAACTGGGCTACGGTGCCGGCGATGTCCGGGCCCTGGTGCTGACGCATGCGCATTTCGACCACGTGGGCACTGCGGCACGGCTTCGACAGGAGTACCGCACACCGATCCTGGTGCACGACGCCGACCGGTACATTGCCGCACATCCCTACCGCTACCGGCACGAGACCAACCGGTTCCTGTATCCGCTGCGCTATCCCAAGTCGGTTCCCGTCCTGGGTGCGATGACCCTCGCCGGAGCGCTGAACGTGCGCGGCGTGACCGACGTGCACAGCCTGGCCGCGGATTCCGGCGACGCCCTGTCGGGCAAGCCCCGGATCCTGCACACGCCCGGGCATACCTCCGGGCACGTGGCACTGCATTATCCGGACCGCGGCGCCCTGATCAGCGGGGACTCGCTGGTCACCCTGGATCCCTACACCGGCGCGAAGGGACCGCAGATCGTTTCGGGAGCGGCCACCGCGGACAGCGCCCAGGCGCTCGCTTCCCTCTCACTGCTGGCCGAGACCAATGCTCCCCTGCTGCTCACCGGGCACGGAGAGCCGTGGCGGGACGGCTCGGCGGCGGCTGTGGAGCAGGCCCTGGCCCGCGGCGCGTCCTAG
- a CDS encoding triacylglycerol lipase, producing the protein MTSFRPGFRPRRQGRIFRWARQARGWASDYAYVAYWQVHGFIFRRDPSAYLHPEGEVRAPVVLIPGVFENWQFMRPLADYLYERGHPVHTVAPLGYNRGAIEDMAVLVERYLVERNLTGVLVLAHSKGGLIGKHLMTLPDGGSRVERMIAVNTPFSGSVYANLFPLASIRAFAPRDPFLQKLLRSVDVNARITSVYSSFDPHIPAGSHLAGARNIQLETMGHFRPIGDSRLLEVLEQDLAAAER; encoded by the coding sequence GTGACATCCTTCCGCCCCGGGTTCCGTCCGCGCCGGCAGGGGCGGATCTTCCGGTGGGCGCGCCAGGCACGGGGCTGGGCCTCGGACTATGCCTACGTGGCCTACTGGCAGGTGCACGGTTTTATCTTCCGCCGGGACCCGTCGGCGTATCTGCATCCGGAGGGTGAGGTGCGGGCACCGGTAGTGCTGATTCCCGGTGTCTTTGAAAACTGGCAGTTTATGCGGCCGCTGGCGGACTACCTGTATGAGCGGGGACATCCCGTGCATACCGTGGCCCCGCTGGGCTACAACCGCGGAGCCATCGAGGACATGGCCGTACTGGTGGAACGCTATCTGGTGGAACGGAACCTGACGGGCGTGCTGGTACTGGCGCACAGCAAGGGCGGCCTGATCGGCAAGCACCTGATGACCCTGCCGGACGGCGGGTCCCGGGTGGAGCGGATGATCGCCGTCAACACACCTTTCTCGGGCTCCGTCTACGCCAATCTGTTTCCGCTGGCCTCGATCCGGGCCTTTGCCCCGCGGGACCCGTTCCTGCAGAAGCTCCTGCGCAGTGTGGACGTCAACGCACGGATCACTTCGGTGTACAGCAGCTTCGATCCGCACATCCCGGCCGGGAGCCACCTGGCGGGCGCGCGGAACATCCAGCTGGAAACCATGGGGCATTTCCGGCCCATCGGAGATTCCCGGCTGCTGGAGGTCCTGGAACAGGACCTGGCTGCAGCCGAGCGGTAA
- a CDS encoding Fur family transcriptional regulator, producing the protein MNGNAAAEETTARWSDELRAHGRRVTKQRLAVLRAVDSAPHSVADDVAAGVRRELPDISLQSVYVILADLTETGLLRKIETPDSPARYETRVNDNHHHAICIECGRIEDVDCAVGHAPCLTPGNTHGMTIQIADVLYRGICTDCAAAAS; encoded by the coding sequence ATGAACGGAAACGCAGCTGCAGAGGAAACCACCGCCAGGTGGTCCGATGAGCTGCGCGCCCACGGCCGTCGGGTGACCAAGCAGCGGCTCGCCGTACTCCGTGCCGTCGACTCCGCACCGCACTCGGTGGCGGACGACGTCGCGGCCGGCGTGCGCCGGGAACTCCCGGATATTTCCCTGCAGTCCGTCTATGTGATCCTGGCCGACCTCACCGAAACAGGCCTGCTGCGGAAAATCGAAACCCCCGATTCTCCGGCCCGGTACGAGACCCGCGTGAATGACAACCACCACCACGCCATCTGCATTGAATGCGGACGGATCGAGGACGTGGACTGCGCCGTCGGCCACGCTCCCTGCCTCACCCCCGGAAACACACACGGTATGACCATCCAGATTGCGGATGTGCTCTACCGCGGGATCTGCACCGACTGCGCCGCCGCAGCCTCGTAG
- a CDS encoding alpha/beta fold hydrolase, translating into MPAAEARTGFQRVTVGDTQVDIRTYRRFDDAGTPDWQEARSEVVLVHGIGASERYYRPLIWELARTSIVHTLELPGFGSTPKPRRQLQMEDFGRIAAEALDAAGIRGAQWVGHSMGCQVVVEMALAAPDAASSVVLLGPTINDAERFAPLQALRLMQDCLVEPPAVNFILVTDYLRAGPRWYLSTLPVMIHHRLEERIREVKPPVLLVRGGKDPVVRADWLARLALARPGAVTAEIPGQPHVMMYTRPKETAELMRTAAAVQ; encoded by the coding sequence GTGCCTGCAGCAGAAGCTCGAACGGGATTCCAGCGCGTGACGGTAGGGGACACACAGGTGGACATCCGCACCTACCGCCGCTTTGACGACGCCGGGACACCCGACTGGCAGGAGGCCCGCAGCGAGGTGGTCCTGGTGCACGGGATCGGTGCCTCGGAGCGGTACTACCGCCCGCTGATCTGGGAACTGGCGCGCACATCCATCGTCCATACGCTCGAGCTGCCCGGCTTCGGATCCACCCCGAAGCCGCGCAGGCAGCTGCAGATGGAAGACTTCGGGCGCATCGCCGCCGAGGCGCTCGATGCCGCCGGCATCCGGGGTGCCCAGTGGGTGGGCCATTCCATGGGCTGCCAGGTGGTGGTGGAAATGGCGCTCGCCGCCCCGGACGCGGCGTCCTCGGTGGTCCTGCTGGGGCCGACCATTAACGACGCCGAGCGCTTCGCCCCGCTGCAGGCCCTGCGGCTGATGCAGGACTGCCTGGTGGAACCCCCGGCCGTCAACTTCATTCTGGTCACCGACTACCTGCGTGCCGGGCCGCGCTGGTATCTCTCCACGCTGCCCGTGATGATCCACCACCGCCTCGAGGAGCGGATCCGCGAGGTAAAGCCTCCGGTCCTGCTGGTGCGCGGCGGGAAGGATCCCGTGGTGCGCGCCGACTGGCTGGCCCGGCTGGCCCTTGCCCGGCCGGGTGCCGTGACGGCGGAAATCCCCGGCCAGCCGCACGTGATGATGTACACCCGTCCGAAAGAAACCGCCGAGCTGATGCGCACGGCGGCCGCCGTACAGTGA
- a CDS encoding histidine phosphatase family protein: MRLILVRHGQTPSNVEHFLDTAVPGPGLTELGREQAAALPEALGHEPIDGVFASNLVRTQLTAAPLAAALGLPVQIRDGLREVFAGDLEMRNDRDAIITYLKTVYRWVSGDTAVRMPGGPDGAETLGRFDAVVEELAAEGLKSPVIFSHGAIIRAWATARAENVGADFIVANALSNTGIAVLEAGELPDGSLGPWELLTWMGEPVGGEELEDYGDDGPAADDVAL; this comes from the coding sequence ATGCGACTGATACTTGTCCGCCACGGTCAGACCCCCTCCAATGTGGAGCATTTCCTCGACACCGCAGTCCCCGGACCGGGACTGACGGAGCTGGGGAGGGAACAGGCGGCGGCGCTGCCCGAAGCCCTGGGTCACGAACCCATTGACGGGGTCTTTGCCTCCAACCTGGTCCGCACCCAGCTCACCGCCGCGCCCCTGGCCGCCGCCCTGGGCCTGCCGGTCCAGATCCGCGACGGGCTGCGGGAGGTCTTCGCCGGCGACTTGGAAATGCGCAATGACCGGGACGCGATTATTACCTACCTGAAGACCGTTTACCGCTGGGTCTCCGGTGACACAGCCGTCCGGATGCCCGGCGGCCCGGACGGAGCCGAGACGCTGGGCCGCTTTGACGCCGTGGTCGAGGAGCTGGCCGCCGAGGGGTTGAAGTCCCCGGTGATCTTCAGCCACGGGGCGATCATCCGGGCCTGGGCCACGGCCCGCGCCGAAAACGTGGGAGCGGACTTTATTGTCGCGAACGCCCTGAGCAACACCGGCATTGCCGTGCTCGAAGCGGGAGAGCTGCCCGACGGCAGCCTCGGTCCCTGGGAGCTGCTGACCTGGATGGGTGAACCCGTAGGCGGGGAAGAACTGGAAGACTACGGCGACGACGGCCCCGCTGCCGACGACGTCGCGCTCTAG
- the htpX gene encoding zinc metalloprotease HtpX — translation MHRHFNGLKTAALFGVLFAVLLGIGALLSSGTGSPTFIWVFLFIGLATTAYSYWNSDKLAIRAMRAVPVTEAQAPEMYRIVRELSLQAGEPMPRLYISPTMAPNAFATGRNPQHAAVCCTQGILALLNERELRGVLGHELMHVYNRDILTSSVAAAIAGVITSLGQFLLFFGGGDRRNANPLAMIAMAVLAPMAASLIQMAIGRTREYDADEDGAKLTNDPLALASALRKLESGTQRAPLPSNDQKLVNTSHLMIANPFRAGVRGLLATHPPMADRIQRLERMVGRTLGA, via the coding sequence GTGCACCGACATTTCAACGGCCTCAAGACGGCAGCCCTGTTCGGCGTGCTTTTCGCCGTGCTGCTGGGAATCGGGGCCCTGCTTTCAAGCGGAACCGGAAGCCCGACGTTCATCTGGGTCTTCCTCTTTATCGGCCTGGCCACCACTGCGTACAGCTACTGGAACAGTGACAAGCTCGCCATCCGGGCAATGCGTGCCGTGCCCGTCACCGAGGCGCAGGCTCCGGAAATGTACCGGATTGTCCGCGAGCTTTCGCTGCAGGCCGGGGAGCCCATGCCGCGGCTCTACATTTCGCCCACCATGGCACCCAACGCCTTCGCCACCGGCCGGAACCCGCAGCATGCTGCGGTGTGCTGCACACAGGGCATCCTGGCGCTGCTGAACGAGCGTGAACTGCGAGGCGTGCTCGGCCACGAGCTGATGCACGTCTACAACCGGGATATCCTCACCTCCTCAGTGGCGGCTGCCATTGCCGGCGTCATCACCTCGCTGGGACAGTTCCTGCTGTTCTTCGGGGGCGGGGACCGGCGCAATGCCAACCCGCTGGCCATGATTGCCATGGCTGTCCTCGCGCCGATGGCCGCGTCGCTGATCCAGATGGCTATCGGCAGGACCCGCGAGTACGACGCCGACGAAGACGGCGCGAAGCTCACCAACGATCCGCTGGCACTCGCCTCGGCCCTGCGCAAGCTGGAGAGCGGAACCCAGCGTGCACCGCTGCCGAGCAATGACCAGAAGCTGGTGAACACCTCGCACCTGATGATCGCCAACCCGTTCCGTGCCGGCGTGCGCGGCCTGCTGGCCACCCACCCGCCCATGGCGGACCGCATCCAGCGGCTGGAACGCATGGTCGGGCGCACCCTGGGCGCCTGA
- a CDS encoding catalase: MSNFTTTQTGTPVASDAHSLSTGADGAIALHDRYLVEKLAQFNRERIPERIVHAKGGGAFGEFVVTEDVSKYTRAAVFQPGTVTETVQRFSSVAGEMGSPDTWRDVRGFALRFYSSEGNYDIVGNNTPVFFIRDGIKFPDFIHSQKRLPGSGLRDADMQWDFWTNSPESAHQVTYLMGDRGLPTSWREMPGFGSHTYQWINAAGERFWVKYHFTSNQGNHEITGAEAEKIAGADADYYRRDLYEAIEAGNFPSWDLHVQVMPYEDAKTYRFNPFDLTKVWPHADYPLIKVGTHTLNRNPENFFAQIEQVALSPANLVPGIDASPDKMLMARIFSYPDAQRYRIGANYNQLPVNAPKAPVNNYSQDGAMRFSYNSPQTPVYAPNTLGGPAADAALAGSGSWENDGALVRAAATLHSEDSDFVQAGTLYREVYDDAAKQRFLETITGAISGVKRPHIREAAIQYWTNVDATLGEKLRLSLAQGETTANEKAEFVGVAE; encoded by the coding sequence ATGTCCAACTTCACCACCACGCAGACCGGCACCCCGGTTGCCAGCGACGCCCACTCGCTGAGCACCGGCGCCGACGGCGCCATTGCCCTTCACGACCGTTACCTGGTCGAGAAGCTGGCACAGTTCAACCGGGAGCGTATTCCGGAGCGCATCGTGCACGCCAAGGGCGGCGGCGCATTCGGTGAGTTCGTTGTCACCGAGGATGTCTCCAAGTACACGCGTGCCGCTGTGTTCCAGCCGGGCACCGTCACCGAAACCGTCCAGCGGTTCTCCTCAGTTGCCGGTGAAATGGGTTCGCCCGACACCTGGCGCGACGTGCGCGGCTTCGCCCTGCGTTTCTACAGCAGCGAGGGCAACTACGACATCGTCGGCAACAACACTCCGGTGTTCTTCATCCGCGACGGCATCAAGTTCCCGGACTTCATCCACTCGCAGAAGCGCCTTCCGGGTTCCGGCCTGCGCGACGCGGACATGCAGTGGGACTTCTGGACCAACTCCCCCGAGTCCGCCCACCAGGTCACGTACCTCATGGGCGACCGCGGGCTTCCGACGTCGTGGCGCGAAATGCCCGGCTTCGGCTCGCACACCTACCAGTGGATCAATGCCGCCGGCGAGCGCTTCTGGGTGAAGTACCACTTCACGTCCAACCAGGGCAACCATGAAATCACCGGTGCCGAGGCTGAGAAGATTGCCGGCGCCGACGCCGACTACTACCGCCGCGACCTGTACGAGGCCATCGAGGCCGGCAACTTCCCGTCCTGGGACCTGCACGTGCAGGTTATGCCGTACGAAGATGCCAAGACGTACCGGTTCAACCCGTTCGACCTGACCAAGGTCTGGCCGCACGCGGACTACCCGCTGATCAAGGTGGGTACCCACACCCTGAACCGCAACCCGGAAAACTTCTTCGCGCAGATCGAACAGGTTGCCCTGTCTCCCGCGAACCTGGTTCCCGGCATCGATGCCAGCCCGGACAAGATGCTGATGGCCCGCATCTTCTCCTACCCGGACGCCCAGCGTTACCGCATCGGCGCCAACTACAACCAGCTGCCGGTCAATGCGCCCAAGGCTCCGGTTAACAACTACTCGCAGGACGGCGCCATGCGCTTCTCCTACAACTCCCCGCAGACTCCGGTCTACGCACCGAACACGCTGGGCGGCCCCGCTGCCGATGCAGCGCTGGCCGGTTCGGGCAGCTGGGAGAACGACGGCGCCCTGGTGCGTGCCGCCGCGACCCTGCACTCCGAGGACAGCGACTTCGTCCAGGCCGGTACCCTGTACCGCGAGGTTTACGACGACGCCGCCAAGCAGCGTTTCCTGGAAACCATCACCGGCGCCATCTCCGGCGTGAAGCGTCCGCACATCCGCGAAGCTGCGATCCAGTACTGGACCAACGTTGACGCGACCTTGGGCGAGAAGCTGCGCCTTTCCCTGGCACAGGGCGAAACCACGGCCAACGAAAAGGCCGAGTTCGTGGGCGTTGCTGAGTAA
- a CDS encoding YajQ family cyclic di-GMP-binding protein: MASESTFDVVSKIDKQEVANALNQAQKEIVQRYDFKGVGAEVDFSGEKILMKANSEDRVKAVLDVLQSKLVKRGISLKSLDAGEPYASGKEYRIEASMKEGIAQDQAKKINKLIRDEGPKGVKSQIQGDELRVSSKSRDDLQATMALLKGADLEVDLQFINFR, encoded by the coding sequence ATGGCCAGCGAGTCCACGTTCGACGTCGTCAGCAAGATCGATAAGCAGGAAGTGGCCAACGCGCTGAACCAGGCGCAGAAGGAAATCGTCCAGCGCTACGACTTCAAGGGCGTCGGCGCCGAGGTGGACTTCAGCGGCGAGAAGATCCTGATGAAGGCCAACTCGGAAGACCGGGTGAAGGCCGTACTCGACGTGCTGCAGTCCAAGCTGGTCAAGCGCGGCATCTCCCTGAAGTCCCTGGATGCCGGCGAGCCGTACGCTTCCGGCAAGGAATACCGGATTGAAGCCTCCATGAAGGAGGGCATCGCCCAGGACCAGGCCAAGAAGATCAACAAGCTGATCCGCGACGAAGGCCCCAAGGGCGTCAAGTCCCAGATCCAGGGCGACGAGCTGCGGGTCAGCTCCAAGTCCCGCGATGACCTGCAGGCCACCATGGCCCTGCTCAAGGGCGCAGACCTCGAGGTCGACCTGCAGTTCATCAACTTCCGCTAG
- a CDS encoding MarR family winged helix-turn-helix transcriptional regulator, with amino-acid sequence MTSDPALDDLAEEFRESLRLALYIARNMDADTDISATQVSIMKMAAGEGMRVSEIARNLGVKVPSATEQIIRLEGAGLLKRSPDPHDSRGVRVTLTSQGGEVLQEANGSRTALMAALLEQLSSEERSALSAALPVIRRLTKLPGA; translated from the coding sequence ATGACTAGCGATCCCGCCCTGGACGACCTCGCCGAGGAGTTCCGTGAATCCCTCCGGCTGGCACTGTACATTGCCCGCAACATGGACGCGGATACGGACATCAGCGCCACGCAGGTCAGCATCATGAAGATGGCCGCCGGCGAGGGGATGCGGGTGAGCGAGATTGCACGGAACCTCGGAGTGAAGGTCCCCAGCGCCACGGAGCAGATCATCCGCCTCGAGGGTGCGGGCCTCTTGAAGCGCAGCCCCGATCCCCATGATTCCCGCGGTGTCCGGGTGACTCTCACTTCGCAGGGAGGCGAAGTGCTTCAGGAAGCCAACGGCAGCAGGACGGCGCTGATGGCGGCCCTGCTGGAACAGTTGAGCAGCGAGGAGCGGAGCGCCCTGTCGGCAGCGCTGCCCGTCATCCGCCGGCTGACGAAACTGCCCGGGGCCTAG